The following coding sequences are from one Spartobacteria bacterium window:
- a CDS encoding hydrogenase gives MRFLNALFFCLLALILSPMLRSVINRTKAFFSGRRGPCWLQPYYDLEKLWHKDVVISHSTSWIFRASPIVGLAAALFALLLIPAGGASGLLYFEGDLVLFAYVWSLGRFFTMLAAMDTGSSFEGMGASREAFFSALAEPALLLGLAGLASATDTLSLSSMYSRLDFAIYAGGLAPALLFILLSFLIVYLTENARIPVDDPATHLELTMIHEVMILDHSGPDLAMIEYAGALKLWVLGLLISGLFCPVRSGFVWIDGVLVVAGLFLVAALVGVIESTMARVKLIRVPQLLAVAFALSSLWVIWIVR, from the coding sequence ATGCGATTTTTGAATGCATTGTTTTTCTGCCTGCTGGCGTTGATTTTGTCGCCTATGCTGCGATCAGTTATAAACCGGACGAAAGCCTTCTTCTCTGGCCGAAGGGGCCCCTGCTGGCTGCAACCTTATTATGATCTGGAAAAACTCTGGCATAAGGATGTGGTGATCAGTCATTCGACCAGCTGGATTTTCCGTGCCAGTCCGATTGTCGGATTGGCCGCTGCACTGTTTGCACTGCTGCTCATTCCTGCGGGAGGTGCCAGCGGACTGCTTTATTTCGAGGGAGATCTGGTGCTGTTTGCTTATGTGTGGTCGCTGGGCCGTTTTTTTACCATGCTCGCAGCCATGGATACGGGATCCAGCTTCGAGGGGATGGGGGCCAGCCGTGAGGCTTTTTTCTCGGCACTGGCAGAACCGGCACTGCTTCTGGGCTTGGCCGGTCTGGCGTCGGCAACGGATACGCTTTCATTAAGCAGCATGTACAGTCGACTGGATTTCGCGATATATGCCGGCGGTTTGGCTCCGGCACTGCTGTTCATTTTGTTGTCCTTTCTGATTGTGTATCTTACGGAAAATGCACGAATTCCAGTGGACGATCCTGCCACACATCTGGAACTGACCATGATTCATGAAGTAATGATACTGGATCACAGCGGTCCGGATTTGGCCATGATCGAATATGCGGGCGCATTGAAGCTGTGGGTGCTGGGACTGCTGATCAGTGGATTGTTTTGTCCCGTCCGGTCGGGATTTGTATGGATTGATGGTGTGCTTGTAGTTGCTGGGCTCTTTCTCGTTGCGGCACTGGTGGGCGTAATTGAATCGACCATGGCTCGCGTCAAACTGATTCGTGTGCCGCAGTTGCTGGCCGTGGCGTTTGCCTTGTCATCGCTGTGGGTTATTTGGATTGTGAGGTAA